In uncultured Ilyobacter sp., a genomic segment contains:
- a CDS encoding putative capsular polysaccharide synthesis family protein — protein sequence MLKNKEIKIITLTREPISRNVSGFFQNLEDFISKKKSEKKELIDMFFKKEDNYYTISWFDRELSSIFGIDIYKGKFCKDRGYQIIEKGNIKTFVTRIENLNRISKQLGEFLEIENFILENVNEGSDKWYSSMYNELKTEIEFPADYIEKRYISKYMKHFYTDEEINKFKNKWLRKEQ from the coding sequence ATGTTAAAAAATAAAGAAATAAAAATAATTACGCTAACCAGAGAACCTATATCAAGAAATGTAAGTGGATTTTTTCAAAATTTAGAGGATTTCATATCCAAAAAAAAATCAGAAAAAAAAGAACTTATAGATATGTTTTTTAAAAAAGAAGACAATTATTATACAATAAGTTGGTTCGATAGAGAATTAAGCTCTATTTTTGGAATAGATATTTATAAAGGTAAATTTTGCAAAGATAGAGGCTATCAAATAATTGAAAAGGGTAATATCAAAACCTTTGTAACAAGAATAGAAAATTTAAATAGAATTTCAAAACAATTAGGAGAGTTTTTAGAAATAGAAAATTTTATTCTTGAGAATGTGAACGAAGGAAGTGACAAGTGGTACTCTAGTATGTATAACGAACTGAAAACTGAAATTGAATTTCCAGCAGATTATATTGAGAAAAGGTACATCTCGAAGTATATGAAACATTTTTATACAGATGAAGAAATAAATAAATTTAAAAATAAATGGCTTAGAAAGGAGCAATAA
- a CDS encoding EpsG family protein, with the protein MSIVVYIIALGLSAISLIEINRLKNGFYILLFTYLILIAGFRYNVGTDFWRYESAYLKEYIWFPELGLKYLISGLRYLSVPTQGFFLMTAFIIQYLIFRFLKKNSRYFYWSVFLYITFYYYNHSLNLIRQFIAMAIFLYAIECILEKKFFKYNIFMFLVSLFHQSALVFYPIYFLSKLKIKRRIKMYILTLSFLLMFVKFDKIVIEILKKIGGRFAYYATWGVEKYLKYDLSWEIVSVLFLKFLMIFWLTKNLRDSILNKNEKTLYNIYFLTSCISFVLYPMLIFRRLLFYTNILEIIILPLFYNGSVKKRVVLISYALFYYFAHLLSGFSNPLPYILNV; encoded by the coding sequence ATGTCAATAGTTGTCTATATTATTGCACTGGGACTATCGGCCATATCACTGATTGAAATTAATAGGTTAAAAAATGGATTTTATATATTGTTATTTACATACTTAATTTTAATAGCAGGATTTAGATATAATGTCGGAACAGATTTTTGGAGATATGAATCAGCATATCTAAAAGAGTATATATGGTTTCCTGAATTAGGTTTAAAATACTTAATAAGTGGCTTAAGGTATTTATCGGTTCCGACTCAAGGGTTTTTTCTGATGACAGCCTTCATAATTCAATATTTAATATTTAGATTTCTAAAAAAAAATAGTAGATATTTTTATTGGAGTGTATTTCTTTATATTACTTTTTATTATTATAATCATTCATTAAATTTAATTAGACAATTTATTGCTATGGCGATATTTTTATATGCGATAGAGTGTATTTTGGAAAAAAAATTCTTTAAATATAATATTTTTATGTTTTTAGTAAGTTTGTTTCACCAAAGTGCATTGGTCTTTTATCCAATTTATTTTTTATCGAAACTAAAAATAAAAAGAAGAATTAAGATGTATATTCTAACACTATCATTTCTATTAATGTTTGTAAAATTTGATAAAATTGTTATTGAAATTTTAAAAAAAATTGGTGGTCGATTTGCTTACTATGCGACCTGGGGTGTGGAAAAATATTTAAAATATGATTTATCATGGGAAATAGTATCAGTATTATTTTTGAAATTTTTAATGATATTTTGGTTGACTAAAAACCTTCGAGACTCAATATTGAATAAAAACGAGAAAACACTTTATAATATTTACTTTTTAACATCTTGTATTAGTTTTGTTTTGTATCCTATGCTAATTTTCAGAAGATTATTGTTCTATACAAATATTTTGGAGATTATAATATTACCGTTATTCTACAATGGTAGTGTAAAAAAAAGAGTGGTTTTAATAAGTTACGCTTTATTTTATTATTTTGCACATTTACTATCGGGTTTTTCCAATCCTTTGCCATATATTTTAAATGTCTAA
- a CDS encoding putative capsular polysaccharide synthesis family protein: MKKIMKKLKKLKSTLLSKEIILIYQMGKVGSTTIEKSLEKLGKNNVYHIHHFFKEPSLENIKINSNLKLFIKSNRENIFFKLKRLTLYIFCRIKKVKIITLTREPIERNISMFFQDFPQVLYENYFINPRRNEMTQNQIFKLFEENFNHELPLRWFDEEIKRYFSVDIYNYPFDKESGYSIIKESNIDMFVCKLEKLNFLENELKEFLELDEFKLEDSNSSRVKWYYYLYKEFKKNYIPNKHYLNSMYNSRFINHFYTVEEIEIFKKKWGN; the protein is encoded by the coding sequence ATGAAAAAAATTATGAAAAAATTAAAAAAATTGAAATCAACCTTGTTAAGTAAGGAAATTATTTTAATTTATCAAATGGGAAAAGTTGGATCTACTACGATAGAAAAAAGTTTAGAAAAATTAGGGAAAAATAACGTGTATCATATACATCATTTTTTTAAAGAACCATCCTTAGAAAATATAAAAATAAATTCTAATTTGAAATTATTTATTAAGTCTAATAGAGAAAATATTTTCTTTAAATTAAAAAGATTAACTCTATATATTTTTTGTAGAATAAAAAAAGTAAAAATTATAACTTTGACAAGAGAACCAATTGAAAGAAATATTTCAATGTTTTTCCAAGATTTTCCTCAAGTTCTTTATGAAAATTATTTTATAAATCCAAGAAGAAATGAAATGACACAAAATCAAATTTTTAAATTATTCGAAGAAAATTTTAATCACGAACTGCCATTAAGGTGGTTCGATGAAGAAATAAAAAGATATTTTTCTGTAGACATATATAATTATCCTTTTGATAAGGAAAGTGGATATTCTATAATTAAAGAAAGTAATATTGATATGTTTGTATGTAAACTAGAAAAATTAAATTTCTTGGAAAATGAGTTAAAAGAATTTTTAGAGTTAGATGAATTTAAATTGGAAGATTCTAATTCAAGTAGAGTTAAATGGTATTATTATTTATATAAAGAATTTAAAAAAAATTATATCCCAAATAAACATTATTTAAATAGTATGTATAACTCGAGATTTATCAATCATTTTTACACAGTGGAAGAAATAGAAATTTTTAAAAAGAAATGGGGAAATTAA